TGCAGCCCGATTTCGTCCACGTCCTCGCCGCCGGCCGCATCGTCAAATCGGGCGGCCCCGAGCTGGCGCTCGAACTCGAACGCGAAGGCTATGCGGAGATCGCGGCGTGATGAGCGGGCACGCCTTGATCCCTTCTCCCTTGAGGGGAGAAGGATACGCAGCCTTGGCGCCGAAGGCGTCTAGGCGCAGTTGGATGAGGGTGGGCGAGCCTTTGGCTCGCGCGATCGCATGGCGATCGCATACCCCTCACCCAGCTTCGACTAGCGAGCAAGCTCGCAAGTCTGCGCAACCCTCTCCCCCAAGGGGAGAGGGGTCATGATCGCTCTCCCCACCCGGCGTGACGAAGCGTGGCGCTATAGCGACATCGACGCGGTGGCCGCGGCATGGCCGCTGCCCGCGCCGGAGAACATCATGGTGCCCGCCGGCGGCAGTTTCGCGCGTGCGATCGTTCAGGACGAAGGCGACATTCGCCAGATCGCGCTCACCCTTGGTAAGGGCGCGACCGCGTCGCTGCACATCCTCAACATCGGCGGTGCCTATGGCCGCATCGAACTCGCGGTGACGCTCCACGAAGGCGCCGACTTCACCCTCGGCGCGGCGCAGATCGGCGGCGGCGAGCAGAATCTCGAGATCGTCACCACCGTGACCCACGCCGAACCCGGCGCGACGTCGCGGCAGATGATACGCTCGGTGCTCGGCGGCACCGCCACCGGCACCTATCTCGGCAAGGTCGCGGTCGCACGCGATGCGCAGCAGACCGACAGCGAGCAGGATGTGAAGGCAATGCTGCTGGGTCGCAGCGCGACCGCCAACGCCAAGCCCGAGCTCGAAATCTTCGCCGACGACGTCAAATGCGCGCACGGCTGCGCGATCGGCGAACTCGACGCGATGAGCCTCTATTATCTCCAGTCGCGCGGCCTGCCGCCGGCCGAGGCGAAGAAGATATTGCTGCAAGCCTTCGTCGCGGGCGTCTTCGACGGCGCCGAGGATGAGGAGCATTTGCAGGCGCTCGCACTCGCGAAGTTGGGAGAACTGGTGTGAGTATCAATACTTCATCACCCCTCCCCTTCAGGGGAGGGGACGGGGGTGGGGTCTTGCGGCCTTACGCCACCTCGCAACACCCCACCCCAACCCCTCCCCTGAAGGGGAGGGGCTTGAGAGAGGACTTCCCCGGCCTCACGCCAGGCTGGCACTATCTCGACACCGCCGCGACGGCGCAGAAGCCGCAGGCGGTGATCGACGCAACGGTGAACGCGATGGGCCGCGACTATGCGACCGTCCACCGCGGCGTCTATGCGCGCTCGGCCGACATGACGCTCGCCTATGAGGCGGCGCGGCGGCGGATCGCGGGCTTCATCGGCGCGAAGGAAGAGCAGATCGCCTTCGTGCGCGGCGCGACCGAGGCGATCAACCTTGTCGCTTATTCGCACCCGCGCAAAGGCCGCGTGCTGCTGTCGATGCTCGAACATCACAGCAACATCGTGCCGTGGCAGCTTGCAGGCTGGCAGGTCGACGTCTGCCCGCTGACCGCCGACGGCTGCATCGACTTGGCCGCCGCCGAAAAGCTGCTGACCCCCGAACACACGATGGTCGCTTTCGCCCACGTCTCGAACGTGCTCGGCAGCCCGCTCGACGTCGCGCGCGCCGCCGAGCTGGCGCACCGCGTCGGCGCCGAGCTGCTGATCGACGGCTGCCAGGCCGTGCCGCGCCTGTCCGTCGACGTCGCGGCATTGGGCTGCGACTATTACGCCTTCTCGGGCCACAAGCTCTACGGCCCGACCGGCATCGGCGTGCTGTGGAGCGACAAGCTCGAAATGCTCCCGCCCTGGCAGGGCGGCGGGTCGATGATCGACCGCGTGACCTTCGCCAAGACAACCTACGCCCCCGCCCCGACGCGTTTCGAGGCCGGTACGCCCGCGATTATCGAAGCGATCGGGCTGGCGGCGGCGGTCGATTATGTCGAAGCGATCGGTATCGACACGATCCACGCGCACGAGGTCGCTCTGGTCAACAGGTTACGCGAAGCCCTTGCCCGCAAGAACAGCATCACGCTCTATGGCCCTGAAGACAGTGCCGGAATCGTCAGCTTTTCGATGGCGGGGGTTCATCCGCACGACATCGGCACTATCTTGGACGAAAGCGGGGTCGCGATCCGCGCCGGGCACCATTGCGCGCAGCCGCTGATGGAGCATCTGGGGGTACCCGCGACCGCGCGCGCGAGCTTCGGTGTGTACAACAATGACGACGATGTGGCGGCGCTGATCGACGGCCTCGCCCGCGTCGAGAGGATTTTCGGATGAGCGAGGATCGCATGATCAAGGTAGAAGAAGTCGCGAGCGTCGAAGCGCCGCCCAAGGCGCGCGTCGAGGACGTCGAGACGGCGCCCGAAAAGCTGGAACGCAAGCGCGACTATCTGGAAGGCTTTCTCGCGGCGAAACCCGCAGAGGTTGCGCCCGGCGCGGTCGGCGGTGACCTGTATGAGGCCGTGGTCAATGCGCTGAAGGATATTTACGACCCGGAAATCCCGGTGAACATTTATGACCTCGGCCTCATCTATAATGTCGAGATCGATGAAGGCCATGTCATGGTCACCATGACACTGACCACGCCGCATTGCCCCGTCGCGGAATCGATGCCCGCCGAAGTCGAACTGCGTGTCGGTGCGGTGCCCGGTGTCGGCGATGCCGAGGTCAATCTCGTCTGGGATCCGCCGTGGAGCCCCGAGAATATGAGCGACGAAGCGCGCCTCGAACTGGGGATGCTGTGATGACCGACGTAAAAACCCGCGCCCGCCCGGCAGCGGTCACGCTGACCGCGAACGCCGAAGAACGCATCGCCAAGCTGATGGCGTCGGCGCCCGAAGGCGCGATCGGCGTCCGCCTGTCGACGCCGCGCCGCGGCTGTTCGGGGCTCGCCTATTCGGTCGACTATGTCACCGAGGAACAGAAGTTCGACGAGAAGATCGAAACCCCCGGCGGGGTATTTTACATCGACGGCGCGTCGGTGCTCTACCTCATCGGTAGCACGATGGACTGGGTCGAGGACGATTTCGCCGCCGGTTTCGTGTTCGAGAATCCGAACGCCAAGGGTGCGTGCGGCTGCGGCGAGAGCTTTACCGTTTGAAGCGGCCCTAGCGGCAGATCGTCCAGCCTGCCGTCCGCTTTGCCATGTCGAAGTGGAAGTGATTGGCGTGTGCGGCATTATGGTCGGGCGACAGGACGGTGCTGAACAGGCCGCACGATCCGTCGCGCACCGCGTGCAGGAACTCGCCGCGCTTGTCGCCTTCGTCCCAATCGTTGATCAGCGAAATGCGCGTGCCGTCGGCGAGGATGAAGGCCGAAATATCGATCGCATTAGCGGTCGAATGCTCGCTCTGCGCCTGCCGCCCGGCGATCTTCCGGCAATTGTAGCTGCCGAGATTTTCGAGCTCGGCGACCTTTTGCCCGAAATATTTCCGCGCCAGCGGCTGAACGACGTCGCGGTCCCACAGGATCATCGCGGCGGTCACGGCGCAGCCGGGCGCGGCGCCCGCCGGGCGCATCGTCGGCGCAAAGCGGTTTCCGGTCAGGATCATCCGCTGGCTCGCCCGGCACACGCCGCCACCGACCTCCGGACGCCGCAGGTACCCGGCCTTCGCGCGGTCGAAAGCGGCAAAGCAGGCACTGTCGTCGCCCGTCAGGCCGACAAGCTTGGCGTGCGTCGCCCAGCCCTGCGGATGCGACAGCTCGAAACGCGCGGTCGGAACATGTTCGGGATGGTCGCGCACCCACTGCATCGCGCGGATCGCCCCGAGCGCCAGCAGCACCGCGACGGCGAACCAGATGAGATAGGGGCGGAGACTCGTCACGCGCCTCAGATGGCGCCTGAAGACCGGCCGGGCAAGCTCAGAGCGGTGTGAAGGTGACCGTCAGACCATCTTTGGGCCGCGGGATCGGCAGCACCTGCCATTCGGGGGCATAACCGTCCGGAAGCACGATGCGATGCGTCGTGACGACATGGTGGAAGAAGATTTTCGCCTGCATATAGGCAAAGTGCAGCCCGAGGCACATATGCGCGCCGCCGCCGAACGGCACCCACGCATATTTATGCCGCTCGCGCGCGACCTCGGGCGAAAAGCGCATCGGATCGAACTTTTCGGGCTCGGGCCAATGCTCTTCCATCATATGGGTGAAAGCCGGGCTGACCCCGACCGAGGTTCCGGCGGGGATGCGATAGCCGCCATATTCGAAATCCTTGAGCGCGCGACGCGGGAAGCTGGGCACCGGGGGCACGAGCCGCAGCGCTTCCTTGAACGCCCATTCGGTCATTTCGAGCTCGCCGAGGCTGTTGTGTCCGACGCCCTCGCCCGCCGGCGCCACCGCGAGCATCTCCTCGCGGAGCCGGTCCTGCCATTCGGGATGTTTGCCGAGCATGTAGACGAGCGAGGTGACCGAGCTGGTGATCGTGTCGTGCGCCGCCATCATCAGGAAGTTCATATGATCGACGATCGCCTCGACGCTCATATAGTCGCCATTGTCGTCCTTCGTGCGGCATATCTGGCTGAACATGTCCTCGCCGCTGCCTTCGCGCCGTTCGGGCACCATGCGGCCGAAATAATCGACGAGATAGGCCCGCCCCTTTGCGCCGCGTCCCATGGCGGTGAAGGGCAAGGGCACGCGGACGATGCCGATCGATGCCTGCACCATGTCGACGAACGCCTTGTTGACCTTGTCCGCCTCAGGGCCCCAGGGGATGCCGAGGAAGCTGGTCGCGGCGAGGTCGAGCGTCAACTCCTTGATTGCCGGATAGAATTTGAAGCTCTTGCCGCTCCAGCTCGCGACTCGCCGGGCGATGCCTTCGTTCAGCGAGTCGGCATAATGGCGCATCGGTTCGGGCTTGAAGGCGACCGACAGCAGCTTGCGGTCGGCGCGGTGCTTTTCGAAATCCATCAGCATCAGTCCGCGCGGGAAAAGCAGGTTGAGCACCGGCCCCCATCCCTGTTCGGACGAGAAAATCTTGTCGCGGTCGAACATGACGAGTTCGTTCGCCTCGGGGCCGTGCAGCGCAACGCTGCGCCCGCCGAAGCTGTTGTTGCGATAGACCCGGCCATAGGTGGCGACCATGCGGCGGGTGAAAGCAGGATAGTCGCGAAGCTGGTCGAGCGTGTTGCCGATGACCGGCATCCCGTCCTCGCCCGGGATATGATCGAGCGCGGCATCGGGATTGCGCGGCAGCCAGTGCTGCGTTTCGGGGCCGAAACGCGCCTCGGGCCAGTTGATCTTCGCCGGAGCGTTCATCGCGTCATATCCTCGTATCCGTCTATCCGGGCGAGCCTATCGGACTACTTACATCTATGCAAGTAACGCTTGATCGGCGATACGACTCCATTCACCGCAAATTCAACTCGACTCGTGCAATCGGGTGTCCAATATCGCGGGCCCGTTCGTTGGGCCCTTGAAGGACAAGATGATGATCAAGAGCCTGAGGCGTCCCCTCTCCATCGTGCTCGGCGCGCTCGCGACCACCACGCTTGGCGGCTGCTATTATGGCGACGTCGGGACGAGCTATGCTTCCGCCGGAAACCTCTGTGCGGACAGCTATTACGACTACGACCCCTATGCCTATGACGACGGCTATGGCTACGACTGCTACGACAGCTCGGACTATGGCAGCGGCTTCGTCAACATCGGCTTCGGCGGCGGCTGGTACGACGATTATTATTATCCCGGATACGGCACGTGGATGTACGATAGCTACCGCCACCGTTATCCGCTGCGCGGCCAGTACCTCAACTATTGGGGCGGCCGCCGCGCCTGGTGGCGCCATCATGGCGGCCGTCCCGGCAACGGCCACTGGAATGGACCGGGCCGCCCCGGCCATGGCGATGGCCGTCCGGGCCGGCCGGGACGCCCCGGCGGCTGGACGCCGGGCGATCGCGACAACGATGGCCATCACGGCACGCGGCCCGGCCGTCCTGGCGCGGGCAACCCCGGCGGTCCGCCGACGACGACCAATCCGGTACGGCCGGGACGTCCCGACGGCGTGAGGCCTCGTCCGCCGGGTTCGGTCGATGCGACTCCCGGGCGTCCGGGCAGGCCCGGCCGACCCGATGGCGTGCGCCCGTCGTGGCCGGGCCGCGGCAATGGCGATGGCGTCCGGCCGGGACGTCCGGGCGGCCAGCCCGGCGGTGCGGCGACGGCACCGCGTCCGCCCGCGCAGGCAAGACCCGCACCGGCGCAGCGTCCGGCCCCGGCCGCACGCCCCGCGCCGCAACCGCGCGCCGACCCGCCCGCGCGCGGCCCGGGCGACCGGGTCAACCGCACCCGTCCGCAATAACGGCAGCTAGGGTCAGCGACAGTCAGCCGGCCGGAGGCTTGCTGCTGTCGCTCACCATATCCTCCTGAAGCGTCAGCCCGCGCGCGCCGTGATGCGACGTGTGGGCTGGCGCGTGCGGATATTCCTTGTCGGCCGGCTCCGGGACTTCGAGCATCCCTTCCCACTTGGCGATGACCGACGTTGCCACGGCATTGCCGACGACATTGGTCGCCGAGCGGCCCATGTCGAGGAACTGGTCGATGCCGAGGATCAGCGCGACGCCTTCGACCGGCAGGCCGAACTGGGTCAGCGTCGCGGTGATGACGACAAGGCTGGCGCGCGGGACACCCGCAATCCCCTTTGACGTGATCATGAGCGTCAGCAGGATCAGGATCTGCGTGCCGATCGACAGGTCGATGCCATAGGCCTGCGCGATGAACAGCGTCGCAAAGCTCATATACATCATCGAGCCGTCGAGGTTGAAGCTGTAGCCGAGCGGCAGCACGAAACCCGAAACGCGGCGCGGAATGCCGAAACGGTCGAGCTGCTCGAACAGCTTGGGCAGAGCCGCTTCCGACGACGCGGTCGAGAAGGCGAGCAACAGCGGTTCGACGATATAGCGCGCCAGCGTCAGAATGCGCCTGCCAAGGAAAAGCGCTCCGACCCCGAACAGGATCATCCAGAGCAAGGTCAGGCCGAGGTAGAATTCGAGGATGAGCCGCAGGAAGTCGAGCAGGATGCCGAGCCCGTTGACGGTGATCACGCCGGCAAGCGCGCCGAACACCGCGAAGGGCGCGAACAGCATCACATAGTTGGTGACCTGCAGCATCAGTTCGGCGAGCACGTCGACACCCCGGAGCAGCGGCGCGCCGCGATCCCCGAGCGCCGACAGGCCCACCCCGGCAAAGATCGAAAAGACGAGGATCTGCAGGATATTGTTCGAAGCCATCGCCCCGAAGATCGATTCGGGAAAGATGTGGAGGATGAAATCGCGCAGGTTGAGCGCCGACGTCTTCACCTCGCCGATCTCCGCGGTCGGCGTCAGGTCGAGCCCGACGCCGGGCTGGAGCAGATTGACGAGCAGCAGCCCGAGGGTGATCGACATGAAGCTGGCGCCGATGAACCAGAGCAGCGACTTGAGCCCGATGCGGCCGAGCGCCGCGCTATCGCCCATGTTCGCGATGCCGGCGACAATCGTCGCCAGCACCAGCGGCGCAATGATCATCTTGATCAGATGGAGAAACACGTCGGGCAA
The Sphingopyxis macrogoltabida genome window above contains:
- a CDS encoding SufD family Fe-S cluster assembly protein encodes the protein MIALPTRRDEAWRYSDIDAVAAAWPLPAPENIMVPAGGSFARAIVQDEGDIRQIALTLGKGATASLHILNIGGAYGRIELAVTLHEGADFTLGAAQIGGGEQNLEIVTTVTHAEPGATSRQMIRSVLGGTATGTYLGKVAVARDAQQTDSEQDVKAMLLGRSATANAKPELEIFADDVKCAHGCAIGELDAMSLYYLQSRGLPPAEAKKILLQAFVAGVFDGAEDEEHLQALALAKLGELV
- a CDS encoding cysteine desulfurase, producing the protein MREDFPGLTPGWHYLDTAATAQKPQAVIDATVNAMGRDYATVHRGVYARSADMTLAYEAARRRIAGFIGAKEEQIAFVRGATEAINLVAYSHPRKGRVLLSMLEHHSNIVPWQLAGWQVDVCPLTADGCIDLAAAEKLLTPEHTMVAFAHVSNVLGSPLDVARAAELAHRVGAELLIDGCQAVPRLSVDVAALGCDYYAFSGHKLYGPTGIGVLWSDKLEMLPPWQGGGSMIDRVTFAKTTYAPAPTRFEAGTPAIIEAIGLAAAVDYVEAIGIDTIHAHEVALVNRLREALARKNSITLYGPEDSAGIVSFSMAGVHPHDIGTILDESGVAIRAGHHCAQPLMEHLGVPATARASFGVYNNDDDVAALIDGLARVERIFG
- a CDS encoding SUF system Fe-S cluster assembly protein, yielding MSEDRMIKVEEVASVEAPPKARVEDVETAPEKLERKRDYLEGFLAAKPAEVAPGAVGGDLYEAVVNALKDIYDPEIPVNIYDLGLIYNVEIDEGHVMVTMTLTTPHCPVAESMPAEVELRVGAVPGVGDAEVNLVWDPPWSPENMSDEARLELGML
- a CDS encoding HesB/IscA family protein, yielding MTDVKTRARPAAVTLTANAEERIAKLMASAPEGAIGVRLSTPRRGCSGLAYSVDYVTEEQKFDEKIETPGGVFYIDGASVLYLIGSTMDWVEDDFAAGFVFENPNAKGACGCGESFTV
- a CDS encoding extensin family protein, whose amino-acid sequence is MTSLRPYLIWFAVAVLLALGAIRAMQWVRDHPEHVPTARFELSHPQGWATHAKLVGLTGDDSACFAAFDRAKAGYLRRPEVGGGVCRASQRMILTGNRFAPTMRPAGAAPGCAVTAAMILWDRDVVQPLARKYFGQKVAELENLGSYNCRKIAGRQAQSEHSTANAIDISAFILADGTRISLINDWDEGDKRGEFLHAVRDGSCGLFSTVLSPDHNAAHANHFHFDMAKRTAGWTICR
- a CDS encoding cytochrome P450 yields the protein MNAPAKINWPEARFGPETQHWLPRNPDAALDHIPGEDGMPVIGNTLDQLRDYPAFTRRMVATYGRVYRNNSFGGRSVALHGPEANELVMFDRDKIFSSEQGWGPVLNLLFPRGLMLMDFEKHRADRKLLSVAFKPEPMRHYADSLNEGIARRVASWSGKSFKFYPAIKELTLDLAATSFLGIPWGPEADKVNKAFVDMVQASIGIVRVPLPFTAMGRGAKGRAYLVDYFGRMVPERREGSGEDMFSQICRTKDDNGDYMSVEAIVDHMNFLMMAAHDTITSSVTSLVYMLGKHPEWQDRLREEMLAVAPAGEGVGHNSLGELEMTEWAFKEALRLVPPVPSFPRRALKDFEYGGYRIPAGTSVGVSPAFTHMMEEHWPEPEKFDPMRFSPEVARERHKYAWVPFGGGAHMCLGLHFAYMQAKIFFHHVVTTHRIVLPDGYAPEWQVLPIPRPKDGLTVTFTPL
- a CDS encoding dicarboxylate/amino acid:cation symporter; this encodes MAKRLTLFILVGMVLGIIAGAIGHAQIGADKEAATQIAGYFKILPDVFLHLIKMIIAPLVLATIVAGIANMGDSAALGRIGLKSLLWFIGASFMSITLGLLLVNLLQPGVGLDLTPTAEIGEVKTSALNLRDFILHIFPESIFGAMASNNILQILVFSIFAGVGLSALGDRGAPLLRGVDVLAELMLQVTNYVMLFAPFAVFGALAGVITVNGLGILLDFLRLILEFYLGLTLLWMILFGVGALFLGRRILTLARYIVEPLLLAFSTASSEAALPKLFEQLDRFGIPRRVSGFVLPLGYSFNLDGSMMYMSFATLFIAQAYGIDLSIGTQILILLTLMITSKGIAGVPRASLVVITATLTQFGLPVEGVALILGIDQFLDMGRSATNVVGNAVATSVIAKWEGMLEVPEPADKEYPHAPAHTSHHGARGLTLQEDMVSDSSKPPAG